Within Candidatus Binatia bacterium, the genomic segment CGCCGGCTTGGAGAGGCCATGAACGGTTCTCACGCCCGACGCCACCGCCCAGGGCGATGTTCAACCCATCCCACCAGCAAGCGGGCTGTGTTCCGTACGCCGAAGGCGTTCCGTACCATAGCCCAGGGTTTTGCCGCGGCAGTGGCTACCCTGGGCAGCGAAACCGATTCCTCTGCTACCCTGAAGGGGTTGCGCTCGACTTGCGGACACCGTTCCGCCGGAGGCTAGCTCAACCGGAGGTCTACAACGTGACGCCTATAGGTCCGTCTGAGACCGAGGCGGGGGCCGGACGCAACCCTATTCAGGGTTGAAAACTGTTCGGACCATCGACCCAGGGTAGCTTCGCAACCCTGGGCTATGATGGATAACGCCTTCGGCGTAAGGAATCGTCCCATGTCGGTTCTGTCGCTTATGGGCCAACGCCCTGGGCGACAGGCGGCGTATGTTCATGGGCAGCCCTTCGACGTTGCTCAGGACATGCTTGTCGAAGGGTGATCCGCTGATCGGCGTTGATTTTCTTGGCCGCACTCCAGTCCGTGACGCCGCTCTCCACAACCTTGAGGGGTCTATGCACGCTTCAGTTCCGTGTGGCGGCTGGCACAGTAACTGCTCGACAATACAGGGCGACCGGAGCGAAAGGCACACATGACGAGGCACGGCTACTTGGGGATGATTGCGGGTCTGATGCTCCTGGCCCTGCCTACACCGCAAGTTGTGGCCCAGCAGGAAGTCTATACGTGGACGGACCAGAACGGAGTGGTCAACTTCTCGAACTCTGGGCCGCCCGAGGGCGCGCAAGCCAAGGCGATTCATTTTGGAGGCGAGTTCCGGCCCGTGCCTCTGGAGGCGGACAGCAACAGCGCCGACCGCAAGCTTGTTCGCGTCGAGCTGCAGGGGACCCAACAGCATGCGGAGGTCCGCATGATCGTTGATACCGGCGCTCAGAAAACGATGATCGATGCGGCGCTGGCCAACCAAATCGGCGTGCACTGGATGGGAGACCAGCTGGTGGGGGGCGTGACCGGCGTCGGCGTCGGCTCGCTGGTCGAAGTGCCGAGGCTGCGGATTGGCTCCGCCGAACTGCGGGATGTCGACGTCGTCGTCGGACCAGTCCCCGGCTTTAGTTTGCTCGGTATGGATGTTCTCAACCGACTTGATCTCAGCGTCGGCCAGAACACGCTTTTCCGCAGCAATCGCTAAAGACCGTCACTCCCCCGCCGAAGCTGCTTCCGCCGGCATCCCGGCTTGCCCCGTCAGCTCGACCTGAACTGTGGCAGCGTTTTGAGCCACGCCACGCACTGATCCACGCCGGCGTCGAGGCTGATCCGCGGTTGAAACTCCAGCTCCCGCTTCGCCTTGTCAATCGGGACGTCCTGGTCTCTTCCCATCACATAGACCGCATGGCGGGTCAGCAATGGCCTCGAGCCATACCATCCGAAGAAACGGTACAACGACTCCAACAGAGACCCCAGCGAAAACAACAGCCCAAAGGGCAGCGACAAGAACGGACGCGGGTAGCCCAACGCGTCTGCCAATCGGTTGACGTAGGACCTCCACGTGACGTGTTCCTCGCCACACATGTTGTAGATCCGCCCGACAGCATTCGGTGCAGTCGCGGCCTTGATGAGGCCATCTACCAAATCGTCAACATGAATCAGCCCGGCACCCACGTCCCCACTGACCAACAGCATCAGGTGCGACCGCAACAACGTGGCGATCTCCAGGACGAAATCCTTGCTCCCGGGTCCATACACGTTCGCCGGTCGAAAAACGGTGACCGGCAACTGCCCCTTCGTCGACAGCACCGCCGCCTCTCCTGCAATCTTGGTCGTGATATACGGGATGCCGATGTCTCGTGGCGGGACGTCTTCGGACGGGCCGTTTGCCGGATACCCGTACACATCGGCGGTGGAGATGTGCAGGAATCGTTTCAGTGTGGAATCGGGGCGCCCGCGCTCGGCAACGGCGGCCTCCACCAACCGCCTCACCATCGTGATGTTGGCGTCTTCGAAATCTTCCCACCTGGCCCAATCGACCACCGCCCCAGCAGTGTTGAAGGCGTAGTCGACATCGCGAAAGGCGTCCCGCAGCACGTCGGCGTTGTCCCAACGGCTGGCTCTGACAACGTGGACATTGCGTCGCCCCTCGAATGCCGTCAGGTTTGACGACGGCCGAGCCAGCAGGCGGATGCGGACGGGCGGCGACGAGGCGAGCAGCCTTTGGGTGAGGTGAGCACCGATGAATCCCGACGCGCCCGTGATCAGGATGAGTTGGTTTTCCGAGAAAAGGCTCATGTCGTCAACTCCGGGCGATCTGCATGGCTTACGCCGAACGCGTGGCCGTTGAGGCGCCGGCGCATACCGTCTCGCGAGGCGCAGTCAAGTTCAAGCCGGTCGGCTCGATCCGGGCTAGGGTTTCGTGAGCCGCTGCTTCCAGTAACCAGGCTCGCGACTGCAGTGCATGACGGCGACGATGAGAACGAAGTCGGGTTCAACAGTGTAGAGGATCCCGTACGGGAACACGCGCGTGAGACAGCGCCGGACATCTTCCGCAATCACGCGCCATCGGGTCGGTGCTTCGAGAATCCGATGGACAGCGTCCTCGACGACCTCAATGAACCGCAGGGCCAGCGCCGCCTCCCGCTCGGCGTAGCGGAGGGCTGCCGCCTCGTACTCTTCCAGCGCTTGCGGATTGAACTCATATCTCATCGCCGCACGGAGTCACGCACCTTCCGGAGGGCCTCATCACCCGGAACCGTCTGCACGCGCCCGGCGCGTACTTCGTCCCGCCTGCGTAGAGCCTCGGCGGCCCACAGCCGATCGATCCGCCCAAGGTCGTTTGCGTCCAAGCTCTCCACAAGCAGATCAGCCAGTTGTGCCCGCGACTCGGTCGGCAGGCTCATGGCTTGCTCCGCCAGCTGTTCCACGGTTGTCGTCATGAACGCACGATAGGGCAACTTCGAAGAGTCCTCAAGGAGCGGTGATCGGCCGCAACGCCAATGCCCTGCCAATAACCCGCCGGCACAGAGCGCTTCGCGATGAGTGGCGCAGCTCAAGCCGGTCGGGCTCATTGGCTGGTTAGAAGCTGCGACAACGTCCCGCCGTGGATTTTCGCTCGGAGAATGGCTTGTCCAACCCTCCGCTGCGCCCGAAATCAGGTGCACAGCATGGTCAGGTCCGCCGCTGCGCCAGAGGCGGGGGTGCACAGCGTGGTCAGGCCCGCCGCTGCGCCAGAAACGGGGTGAACAGCGTGGTCAGGGCCGTCGCTGCGCCAGAAACGGAGGTGTACCGCGTGGTCAAGGCCGCCACTGCGCGTGAGTGCCTAAAATTCAGGCGTTCCAACGCTCCACATTCAAAAAACTCGATCGGATACGGTCGATCGGTCTCAACTTGGTGAATTTCTCGCCGCGAGAGCTGACCGGTGGGGCACCGGCTTGGAGCGCCTATGAATTTGTGGTTCGCGCGACACCGCCCGGAGCGATGCCCCGGGCTCACGAATGGCCGCCCCGTCGGGGCTCATCACCGTCGAGCATTTGAGTCTCTTTGGTCTCAGCCCTGAAAGGGCGGCAAGCTATGAGCCCAGGGCAATGCCCTGGGCGACGGAGCAGGCACGTGTTCATGGGCAGGGGAGTGCTGAGTTTCTCCGAATGTAGGGGCGCAGCATGCTGCGCCCCTACGGAAGCACGCGGAAAATACGGCATATCACGCCATCGGCCGGTCATTTATCAACAGTCCATGATGGCGAGTGACTGGACAATGTTGGTATGTGTATGCTCCGCACTTGGGGTTCAACAACGGCGACTGTTTGTGAGCGGCCCGAGGCTGCCGGATGTACCAGTGTACCGCTGTCGCCGCACTTTGCAGATTTGAATGGTGCGTTCGAGTGTACAGCCGGCATTCGCGTGACACACGTACACAATAACCTGACAATGATGTACGTTCCGCGAAATATCCACGCACCCTATCGCACACAATGGCTTGGCAACCTGTTTGCAACCGGCGGCCTGCCAGAAAGGAGAAGCGGAATGTCGACAATTACGGTAGGCAAGAGTACGACCCGGCAACTCAATGCGGGGGCGGCCATTCTGGCCGCGGCGCGGACCGCCGACACGCGGCTGATCAAGGATCGGCTGGCGGCGTTCGAGCGGGCGCAGCACGGCTACGTGCAGGCGCACGCCAAGATGCAGCAGGCCGAGGCGGAGGTGGAGAAGGCCCAGGCGCAGTTTCGGACCGAGGAGCAGGGCCTGGTGGACACGCTGGCGCGGGCGCTGGTGGCCGACGGGCAGCCGCTGCGGGATCCGTTTGCGGCCTTTGCGAATCTGCCGACGGGAGCGCTCATGCGTTTGGCGCCGGCGGAGGCGGCCAAGGCGCTGCCGGAGCTGGTGGCGGCGATACGCCGCAGCAAGACGGTGGGCAAAGGGACGCTGCAGGCCGTGCAGAGCGTGGAGAAGGTGACGCGCGGCCTGGAACCGGCGTTGGTGCGTTTGGAGATGCTGCGGACGGCGGCACGCGACACCCGCGCCACACGAGAGGCGGTGGCGCAAGCGTGGGAGCTGGCGCTCGGCGCCGTCAAGCGCGGCGCGCGCGCCGCGGCCGACGATGGTGCGCCGAACCTGTACGCCACCCTCTTCGAGCGGGCGGCGCGCACGTCCACGAAGGCTTCAAAACCAACCCCACAACCGTCGCCGGTGCCTGTCTCCTCGCCGGCGGCAGCCCCGGCGCCGCCGCCCGAACCGGCGGTGGCGTAACCCAACGGCGGTACGGCCCCAGCCCCCGGGGCCGTGCCGCTGGTTGATCGAAGCTGTGTCATTGTGTTTGACTCAACGGCTTGTGGGGTTGGGATCACGCAACGCGATCCATAGCGGCCGCTGAAGAATTATTCGCGATCAATCGCGAACCCGTCACGGAATCGCGCAAAGTGGTTTATGGTGTCTACCGGAAACGCCGTGGAAACAACGTATACCGTGTTACGATAAAGCGCGGCGACTCCCAGTATCGAAAGAGAATGACCCTTAAGGAATCTCATCTCGAAGGAGGTGGCAGGGCAACCTTCAAAAGGTGCCTTCTGGTTCTGAATAAGAATGCCATCAATCAGCCCCTGTGCCATTTCGTCTAAGACTGTCTGGAGGAATTCCTCGGCCGAACCGAAATACTGCCTCACGCGAGTGACGGACACTTGGTAGAGCGCGCCTGGAACCTCGCACGAATAGACGGCAGTACCTGGCGATTGACCGTCATCTGCGCTGCCGCCGAAGCCGCCCGAAAAGCGCCTGTTCACCTCTCCTGGAAACATGGCGGAGAACTTCTCCGTTGCGGATTTGTGCGGCCTCCATTCCGCACCGGCAGCTTCCAACTTGCGTCTGTGATCCGGTGCACGCCCCTTGAACGGCCACATGCATCTCCTCCCTTTTCTCCAGCCTCCGCGCCGACACCATGTAGCTCCTTGGGCGGTTGGCGGCGAGTCGGCTCCAGGTGCGGGTTAGGAGGAGGAGCGTCCGCTGCGATCCAAGAACTCCGGGACCTTCCCATATACGGTCTTCCTGCCATGACATCTGAGTCGTCTGACGCCATCCTCGACGGCGGTCTGATAAAACACCACACCCGACAAGACGAATTCCTCGGGTTCGATCGGACTTCCAGGACTCCTTCTCAGTGGAACCTGCCATACTCCTGCGCCACTGAAGCCGCCAAAATCTGACGGTAATTCCACACTACCTGTTCTGTAGTCGACTTGCACTTCGAGATAGTCATACTCCGACGACTCGTACTCCAGGGGCGCCCCAAACGTTCCGCAAAGTGCCCAGTATCCTTTCCCTGCGATGAAGCCTGGTATGGGATCTAGGCTTTCCGCGGATTCTCCCACGATGCCTAGCGTGAACCAGAATCCGTGGTTCGCCTCGATAAAACCATCGGAAAAGCGTGCCCGACGCTTGTCGATATTGAAAAAGCTCTTTTCGGAAAGCAAGAACCGTATGTCCGTCTGCGGAAGCACAACGAGACCAAGATCCGGGCCTGTGGATTCATCCTCGCCTCTTGCGCTCCTGTGGATCTGAAGATGTGAGACCTCGAAAGCATGGCGACGATGCCCCCCAGCAAATGAAGACAACAAGCCCAGTCGATCGGAATCCCGGAGCTGGTCCAAAACATGTCCGGCCGTGAGAATGCAGTGCAGCCCATCGACTGTCACGAGTGTGCCGGTGCCAATGAGACGCAGTCTCTCCGTGTTCTCTTCAAGAACGTTTCGAGTCAATCCTACGGTGAATTGTGCGATGCCATCGCAGGCGCAATCGATAGTTTCGCTTTGTAGATCTGAAATGTGGATTCTCTCCGAGTGCATCTACTGAGCGTGCTTCTAACGGCCTGGCGATGAGCCGCGCCTTCCTTTGGCGTCGGTCTCCATGGTCTTAGCGGGCGCCCATTTCGAGAAGTGTTGGCGGCGCCGTTGTACCGAAAGCGTTGTGGACCGCCGAGCACCAAGCATCGGCGATTCTGTCGAGAGACTCGCCGGGTTGGCGTATCGCATCTGGCAATTCGAACACAGGACGACACCAGCGATTCGTTAGCCGCTCCGTAAGGCCGCTTCCCGTCAGCAGCGCAACGTGCTCAGCACGAATCGCTCTCGCGCGGTACTCAGCACCCAGTGTGGAAAGAACCGATTCACGGATCTCGTATGGGTGGTCATTGCGAAGATCGACTCCGTATGGCGGCGGTAGAAAGCAGAATGACCTTGATGGTCCACCCGGTGCGGTCTGGTGCTGCTGGGCGGTACATGGATGAAGATTATGCCTTTTCCGCATACAGTCACGGGAATGATCTGAAGGCCGGCGATTCGAGGATCAATCGACGAACTCGCCAGATTCTCAAGCTTCTGAGCCACATCCAAAGGTCGATCGATACCTACGACTTGGGCCCCGAGGTCGAGGTCGTCAGACGGCTCCTTTACTCCGATCAGAAGGTGCCCGCCATTTGCATTCGCAAACGCGGAAATGTCTTTCAGAAACTCGCGATGTGCCTTCTGGTCAGGATGCGAGAGCTGAGCCTTATAGTCGAGGTGGTGCCCCTCCGGGTACTTTCGCCTCAGAAAAAGCTCAAGCGTGGGGCCGTCCAGCTTCCTGACCTGTTCAGCTGTGAGATACATCAGCGTTCCGCGCCCGCTAACCTTTAGCGTTTCATCTGCTTGTCGGCGCCGGGGTGAGCTGCGCATTTGGCACAGCCGGGTCACCGCCGGAGGGGAGATAAACGATGTTGAACTGAACCGCTGCTGACGGACGCTCACTCACTATGGGGGTTATAGTCGGGAGAGCTGGCGGTGAGCAAACAGGTCAAGTGCGAAACGGTGCGTAATGCCATGCGCGCGGGGAGGAATCGGGGCCGTGTGGAGGCGTCGGCGCAACGGCAAAGGGGACTGCGGTGGTGGGGCGTGCAGAGCCCAGCGCGTTGCCGCTCACCGGCGGCGGGCAGAACGGCCCCTCTCGCAGCAACACAGCCGGCTCACGCCCGCCGTCGGGTGGAGCTTTGTTAGCCCGGTCATCGCTACTCCAGATCCGGCAACTCACGCCTCGGCAACAGCAGCTTGATCGATCGCGGCTTGCCCGGCGTTCTTTCAATGAAGCCGTTCCTTGCGAGGGACAGCACCATTTGATGCACCGACGGCGGTGTGACGCCGAAGTAGCACTGCATCTCGGCTTCGGAGGGCGCCTCCCGGTGAATCTTGGTGTAGTAGTAGATGAATGCTAGATACTGCCCCTGCTTCTCCGAGGGACGCCCTCGCACCGAACCGGCCAATTGCAGCGACGACTCCGATGCGCGCACTAGATTAATCTCCACCGGCGGTTCACGAGCGCGCTAC encodes:
- a CDS encoding retroviral-like aspartic protease family protein; its protein translation is MTRHGYLGMIAGLMLLALPTPQVVAQQEVYTWTDQNGVVNFSNSGPPEGAQAKAIHFGGEFRPVPLEADSNSADRKLVRVELQGTQQHAEVRMIVDTGAQKTMIDAALANQIGVHWMGDQLVGGVTGVGVGSLVEVPRLRIGSAELRDVDVVVGPVPGFSLLGMDVLNRLDLSVGQNTLFRSNR
- a CDS encoding NAD-dependent epimerase/dehydratase family protein, whose protein sequence is MSLFSENQLILITGASGFIGAHLTQRLLASSPPVRIRLLARPSSNLTAFEGRRNVHVVRASRWDNADVLRDAFRDVDYAFNTAGAVVDWARWEDFEDANITMVRRLVEAAVAERGRPDSTLKRFLHISTADVYGYPANGPSEDVPPRDIGIPYITTKIAGEAAVLSTKGQLPVTVFRPANVYGPGSKDFVLEIATLLRSHLMLLVSGDVGAGLIHVDDLVDGLIKAATAPNAVGRIYNMCGEEHVTWRSYVNRLADALGYPRPFLSLPFGLLFSLGSLLESLYRFFGWYGSRPLLTRHAVYVMGRDQDVPIDKAKRELEFQPRISLDAGVDQCVAWLKTLPQFRSS
- a CDS encoding type II toxin-antitoxin system RelE/ParE family toxin; the protein is MRYEFNPQALEEYEAAALRYAEREAALALRFIEVVEDAVHRILEAPTRWRVIAEDVRRCLTRVFPYGILYTVEPDFVLIVAVMHCSREPGYWKQRLTKP
- a CDS encoding addiction module protein, whose product is MTTTVEQLAEQAMSLPTESRAQLADLLVESLDANDLGRIDRLWAAEALRRRDEVRAGRVQTVPGDEALRKVRDSVRR
- a CDS encoding ATP-binding protein; the encoded protein is MYLTAEQVRKLDGPTLELFLRRKYPEGHHLDYKAQLSHPDQKAHREFLKDISAFANANGGHLLIGVKEPSDDLDLGAQVVGIDRPLDVAQKLENLASSSIDPRIAGLQIIPVTVCGKGIIFIHVPPSSTRPHRVDHQGHSAFYRRHTESIFAMTTHTRSVNRFFPHWVLSTARERFVLSTLRC
- a CDS encoding MarR family transcriptional regulator, encoding MEINLVRASESSLQLAGSVRGRPSEKQGQYLAFIYYYTKIHREAPSEAEMQCYFGVTPPSVHQMVLSLARNGFIERTPGKPRSIKLLLPRRELPDLE